The Rubricoccus marinus nucleotide sequence ACGACCTCGCCTCCTCGGTACTGGCGGACGAACGCGCTCGGGGCGCCTTTAAAGTGTGAGACGAACATGGCTCTACTTGGTGATGTGGACGGTGGAGGGATCGGTAAGGCGGTACAGCGAGGCCGGGCGGCCCACGCCGCCGCGCTTCTCGCCGGTCTCCGCCAGGTGGCCTGTGGCCAGGATGGCCTTTCGGAAGTTTCTCTTGTCCAGCTCGGCGCCGCCCACGGCCTCGTAGACCGCCTGCGCGTCCGAAAGCGTGAACGTGGTCGGCAAGAACTGGAAGGCGATCGTCGTGTAGTCCAGCTTGGCCGTGAGCCTCTGGCGCGCGAGGGCGACGATCTCCGCGTGGTCGAACGCCAGAGGCGGGAGGGCGTCGGCAGAGTGCCACGCCGCGCGGCTGGCGTCGCTGCCGCCGACAGGCCTCAACTCGTCCGACGGCACCAGGCCGACGTAGGCGACGGTCACGACGCGGCCTCGCGGATCGCGCCCCGGCGCGCCAAACGTGTAGAGCTGCTCCAGGTACACGTCCTCGACGCCCGCCTCCTCGGCCAACTCGCGCCGCGCGCACGCCTCCAGGCTCTCGCCGTCGACGACGAACCCGCCCGGCAGCGCCCACTTGCCTTTAAACGGCGCGATGCCGCGCTCGATGAGCAGGAGGTGCAGCACGCCCTCGCGGAGGGTAAAGAGCGCGATGTCGGTCGTGAGGGAGACGGTGGGCGTCATGACTTGGTGTGGTAGCGACACGAACTAGTTAAGTGTGTCGCGTACACGAAGTCAAGGCCCCGGAGTTGCAGGCGCCCACTTTTTCCCGTTCGGCCTCTGGCGGCAGAGGCTCTGTTTCCTCAGGATCCGCCTCTGGCGACGCTCTCGCCGCGACTCCTTCGCGCCTCGCCAGAGGCTACCGCTCCGGCATCTCACGCAGCCGCGCCGCCAGCCCGCTCGCGCGCCGCTCGGCCACGCCTGCGGCCTCCGCCATCTGCTCCGCCGCGCCTAGGATCGTAAGCGACGGCCCGCTAGAGGCTTCTGGCGCCGTGCCCTTCGCGCGGGTGACGGCGGTGTAGACGAGCTGGCGCGAGAGGCGCCGCGCCTGCGTCGAGCCCGGCGTGGGGAGGACGAGGAGCACGTCGTCGAACTCCGAGCCCTGGCTTTTGTGGATCGTCATGGCCCACGCCGTCTCGTGCTCCGGCAACTGCGCGACGGGCACCTCGCGCACGCCGTCCTTGCCCTCGAAGACCACCACGGGCCTCTGGCGCCAGCGGGCCTCGGCGGATGGCCGCCAGACCACGCCCACGTCGCCGTTGAAGAGGTCGCGGTCGTAGTCGTTCTCGGTCACGAGGATCGGCCGGCCGTGGTACCACGGGTCGGTCGGCGAGAGGCGCAGGCCGTCCTCGCTCAGGCGCCGCTCGACGAGCCGGTTGAGGGCGTACACGCCCCAGCGTCCGCCCCGCGTCGGCGCGAGCATCCGGAACGCGGCGGCGGCGCTCAGCGCGGCCTCTGGCGTGCTCGCGGTGCACAGCGCGCGAGCGTGCGGCTCGGCATGGGTCCAGATGGCCTCGGCGCGGTCGGCGGGGTCGAGGCAGACCACGTCGCCAGAGGCTCCGTCTGTCAGCACATCCCGGACGCCCGCTTCGTCGCCATCGCGCAAGGCGGAGGCGAGGCGCCCGATGCCGGAGTCGGCCGCGAAGCGGTGCGAGACGACTAGGCGCACGACGGCGTCGGCCATCGCGTCTGGCTCCCGTAGGGACACACCGCTGGTGTGTCCGCTCGGTGCCTCGCCAGAGGCGCTGTCGCCAGAGGCCTCTGGCGTCGTCACGCCTAGCGCGTTGCAGAACGCCTGGAAGCCGGGGCCGACTGCATCTCGCGCGCCCGCCTCGCAGAGGTCGCCGAAGACCGCGCCCACGCCGACACTCGGAAGCTGGTCCGCGTCGCCGAGAAGCACAAGCCGCGCGCCGGGGCGCAGCGACGCCAGAAGCGCGTCGAACATGAGCAGGTCCGCCATCGAGGTCTCGTCCACGACGACGACATCGGCCGGGATGGGCGAGGCCGGTCCGCGGCCCCACGCGCGGCGCGTGGGCGAGTACTTCAGCAGGCGATGCAGGGTGACGGCCTCCACGGCGAGCCTCTGGCGCACGTCGTCCGAGACGGGCAGCGCGGCGCTGCGCGAGGCGATGGACTCCGTGAGGCGGTTCGACGCCTTGCCGGTCGGCGTCGCGAGCGCGACCGTCAGATCCGGGTCGGCCGCGAGGAGCAGTGCCAGGAGCTTGGCGACGGTCGTCGTCTTGCCCGTGCCCGGTCCGCCCGCCACGACAGCCATTCTGTGTCGCAGAGCGCCCGCCGCCGCCAGCGCCTGCCGGTCGCCCGCACCGGCCTCGGGAAACAGCGCCGAGAACGTCTCGCGGACGGCCTCTGGCGCTTGCCCGGACTCGCCCACCAACTCCGCGATCCGGCTCGCCACGCGCCCTTCGGCGCGCCAGAGGCGGTAGAGGTAGAGCCGCCCGTCGCCATCCAGCACGAGCGGCGCGACGGTCCCGCCGTCGCTCACGACTGGGCTCTCGTTCAGCCTTTGCACCCACGCGTCGGTCTCGGGGAGCCGTACGGCCGCTCCCGGAAAGGGCTCGCCTGCCCACGCGTCCAGTTCGACGGCCGTGTGCCCGCGCCGCTGCATCGCGCTCACGAGCACGGCCGCGAGCGCCACCTCGCGGGCGCGCTCGGGATCATGCTCTGCCAGCATCCGCGCCAGGGCGAGGTCGATGGGCGCCACGTCTTCGCTCTCGGCGAGGGCATCCAGCAGGGCGGTGGTCTCGGGGGCGAGGGTTCTCATGCGGGCCAGTGGGGAGTGGCCAGTAGCCAGTGGGGAGAGAGGCAGGGGGAGGGGCCGCCCATCGCGCCAGAGGCCTCTGGCGAGCGAGCCTCTTCCATCCTGTCATCCCGAACGAACGTGAGGGATCTACTCGCCGAATGGCGTGAGGCTACAACTGACTCCGTGTGCGGCTGAGGGTAGATCCCTTCTCTCCCTACGGTTCGAGACAGGCGTCGCTTCGCTTCCTTCGAGATGACAGAACTGGAGTGGTGCAGCTTCATCCAGCCTCTGGCGCCCGAGGCTCGCTTT carries:
- a CDS encoding NUDIX hydrolase, which produces MTPTVSLTTDIALFTLREGVLHLLLIERGIAPFKGKWALPGGFVVDGESLEACARRELAEEAGVEDVYLEQLYTFGAPGRDPRGRVVTVAYVGLVPSDELRPVGGSDASRAAWHSADALPPLAFDHAEIVALARQRLTAKLDYTTIAFQFLPTTFTLSDAQAVYEAVGGAELDKRNFRKAILATGHLAETGEKRGGVGRPASLYRLTDPSTVHITK
- the recD gene encoding exodeoxyribonuclease V subunit alpha; the protein is MRTLAPETTALLDALAESEDVAPIDLALARMLAEHDPERAREVALAAVLVSAMQRRGHTAVELDAWAGEPFPGAAVRLPETDAWVQRLNESPVVSDGGTVAPLVLDGDGRLYLYRLWRAEGRVASRIAELVGESGQAPEAVRETFSALFPEAGAGDRQALAAAGALRHRMAVVAGGPGTGKTTTVAKLLALLLAADPDLTVALATPTGKASNRLTESIASRSAALPVSDDVRQRLAVEAVTLHRLLKYSPTRRAWGRGPASPIPADVVVVDETSMADLLMFDALLASLRPGARLVLLGDADQLPSVGVGAVFGDLCEAGARDAVGPGFQAFCNALGVTTPEASGDSASGEAPSGHTSGVSLREPDAMADAVVRLVVSHRFAADSGIGRLASALRDGDEAGVRDVLTDGASGDVVCLDPADRAEAIWTHAEPHARALCTASTPEAALSAAAAFRMLAPTRGGRWGVYALNRLVERRLSEDGLRLSPTDPWYHGRPILVTENDYDRDLFNGDVGVVWRPSAEARWRQRPVVVFEGKDGVREVPVAQLPEHETAWAMTIHKSQGSEFDDVLLVLPTPGSTQARRLSRQLVYTAVTRAKGTAPEASSGPSLTILGAAEQMAEAAGVAERRASGLAARLREMPER